The Litchfieldia alkalitelluris genome has a window encoding:
- a CDS encoding TcaA NTF2-like domain-containing protein, with the protein MSRKEKWAAIIASSFVIPILVFCLPLVYSVMIKLFDLPFLTNPGALMLEAREVVVQPMMYADELDSIEKTTATPKGIVKVSSERANIRSKPKVVKGNEIGETTKGNYLLYYDTEKVNDALWYRIQKRDDLAAGWISYITVKEVATSENEVDDMEPLEEFMDQYLQNVIKSIESYDFSIVEPFLLPKSAIYKEQKDYLNYLSEKQIQEELLSHRVIDAIVLEKDQIWIRTIEFYNITYGDGSVKRKDFVSEYLITVVDENEYKLNRLLGTYQQN; encoded by the coding sequence TTGAGTAGGAAAGAAAAATGGGCAGCTATCATTGCAAGTTCTTTTGTCATACCGATATTAGTCTTTTGTCTTCCATTAGTCTATTCTGTAATGATAAAGCTCTTTGATCTCCCTTTTCTAACAAATCCGGGTGCTTTGATGTTAGAGGCCCGGGAGGTTGTTGTTCAACCGATGATGTATGCAGATGAATTGGATAGCATTGAAAAGACAACAGCTACTCCTAAAGGTATTGTGAAAGTTTCCAGTGAACGTGCAAACATTCGTAGCAAACCAAAGGTTGTTAAAGGCAATGAAATCGGTGAAACAACAAAGGGCAATTATTTACTGTACTATGATACAGAGAAGGTTAACGATGCCCTTTGGTACCGAATTCAAAAAAGAGATGACCTCGCAGCTGGCTGGATAAGTTATATCACAGTAAAAGAAGTAGCCACCTCTGAAAATGAAGTCGATGATATGGAGCCTTTAGAAGAATTTATGGATCAATACTTACAAAATGTAATAAAATCAATCGAAAGTTATGATTTTTCAATTGTAGAGCCATTTTTACTTCCGAAAAGCGCAATATACAAGGAACAAAAGGATTATTTAAACTATTTGAGTGAAAAGCAAATCCAAGAAGAGTTACTCTCACATCGAGTGATTGATGCAATCGTTCTTGAGAAAGACCAAATTTGGATTAGAACCATCGAATTCTACAATATCACTTATGGTGATGGAAGTGTAAAAAGGAAAGATTTTGTAAGTGAATATTTAATTACTGTTGTTGATGAAAACGAGTATAAACTTAATCGTTTACTTGGTACATATCAACAAAATTAG
- a CDS encoding DEAD/DEAH box helicase encodes MNRILHAWHFVENLTPGEVPKIPGNSFGKRLKIKQPRVQTLDLGDEIWNQVKLMNSEKDRLVFRYYLDCYRQHNLITFLRSHFQNSDEVVNPNWSRKYSMTFSVNEKGKYIEDSLFIPPLQLLITKLKNNGVYKTDHFTEEHLLLLNDWEEFARSTFLDGEVNEKGIQKLLNKYNKSFYRLSKKNIHYAEHFIETVILEKNEELESKKLTSFFTSDLERIIEQKPNETLRQFLEGCPLAVDINENRSAIEKWLQPRNLPTGRWPSTNQYRLSLMQQVAVNQVINEKEKINSVNGPPGTGKTTLLKDIFAQIIVDRASEMASLSEPKEGFMGNNQSLIQSLTRFKMVIASSNNGAVENISKDLPKLAELNLNLDCPLDRMYKKELDDLAFFHELSKELVFGIKEATTSNENVFAPISVALGKKSNQTQVAEVMKVEKVLKLFAEELKNQESSSWEEAVKEFLSLKQEIEREKQILQLYIDKLKDLPHFKAMLASILTERKKYKQQLKDIEHELSAIHSKINDEKLKLRSQPKQTILQLLTKRNNQTISIVEKIKTEISNLYQEEKNKQAICKALQRKLHKLDHKYHQLKQEKQDYLFLQKKFEKERLKQSTHSHWSLSKEAYAERQKDVIWQTDSLNFKRGLLFIKAMKLHKLFLINNATAIKRSLTIFGDRSIVDMNTSEGTSEIKNMWNVIHLFSPIISTTFASFSQMYKGIDKDFISYLFIDEAGQATPQQAAGALWRSKKAIIVGDPIQIEPVVTLDETILNDVRTRFNIESHFLNLNSSVQVIADLANPIGTITKRDKRIGIPLWVHRRCANPMFGISNKIAYDNNMVLGKDSEKSIGIWYNCFGKARDKHYVEEQGRFVLEKIKLHFKHLAKGVMPNIYIITPFTKVKTELIQLLKVELSAALTGIEPKELNKWIEKSIGTVHTFQGKEADIVYFVVGTDHHSDSAADWSCKKANLLNVAVSRAKLEFYLIGDFERLSKKKNYSDFAERLTIQSGEA; translated from the coding sequence ATGAATCGTATTCTACATGCTTGGCATTTTGTTGAGAATTTGACCCCCGGTGAAGTGCCTAAAATACCAGGAAATAGCTTTGGGAAACGATTGAAAATCAAACAACCACGAGTTCAAACATTAGATCTTGGAGATGAGATTTGGAATCAAGTTAAACTAATGAACTCTGAAAAGGATCGTCTAGTATTTAGATATTATTTAGATTGTTATCGCCAGCATAATTTAATTACGTTTCTTAGAAGTCATTTTCAAAACAGTGATGAAGTAGTTAATCCAAATTGGAGTAGAAAGTATAGTATGACCTTTTCTGTTAATGAAAAAGGGAAGTATATCGAAGACTCTCTTTTTATTCCTCCACTACAGCTTTTAATAACAAAGTTAAAAAATAATGGTGTATATAAAACAGATCATTTCACAGAAGAGCATCTTTTACTTCTCAATGATTGGGAAGAGTTTGCGAGATCCACCTTTTTAGATGGGGAAGTAAATGAGAAAGGAATTCAAAAGCTCCTTAATAAATATAATAAATCGTTTTATCGTCTATCGAAGAAGAATATTCATTATGCTGAACACTTTATTGAAACAGTCATTTTAGAGAAAAATGAGGAACTAGAATCAAAGAAGCTGACAAGTTTTTTTACATCGGATCTAGAACGAATAATAGAACAAAAACCCAATGAAACACTTCGCCAGTTTTTGGAAGGATGCCCGTTAGCAGTAGATATAAATGAAAATCGCTCTGCTATTGAAAAGTGGCTACAACCGAGAAATTTACCTACGGGACGTTGGCCATCGACAAACCAGTACCGATTATCTTTAATGCAGCAAGTAGCGGTAAACCAAGTGATTAATGAAAAAGAGAAGATAAATTCTGTGAATGGTCCACCTGGGACAGGCAAGACTACTCTACTTAAGGATATATTTGCACAAATTATTGTTGATCGTGCGTCAGAAATGGCGAGTCTTTCAGAACCTAAAGAAGGATTTATGGGAAATAACCAATCGTTAATTCAGTCATTAACCCGTTTTAAAATGGTTATAGCATCTAGTAATAATGGGGCTGTAGAGAATATCTCAAAGGACTTACCTAAATTAGCTGAGTTAAACTTAAACCTTGATTGCCCTCTTGATCGTATGTACAAAAAAGAACTGGATGACCTAGCATTCTTTCATGAGCTTTCAAAGGAACTTGTATTTGGTATAAAGGAGGCTACTACCTCTAATGAAAATGTTTTTGCGCCTATTTCAGTAGCTCTCGGTAAAAAAAGTAATCAAACACAAGTAGCTGAGGTTATGAAAGTTGAAAAAGTGTTGAAACTCTTTGCTGAAGAATTAAAAAATCAAGAGTCATCTTCATGGGAAGAGGCAGTGAAGGAATTTTTAAGTTTAAAACAAGAAATAGAACGAGAAAAGCAAATCTTACAGTTATATATTGATAAACTAAAAGATTTACCTCATTTCAAAGCAATGTTAGCAAGTATATTAACTGAAAGAAAAAAATATAAACAACAACTGAAGGACATAGAGCATGAGCTTTCTGCTATTCATTCTAAAATTAATGATGAGAAGCTGAAACTAAGATCACAACCTAAGCAAACAATATTGCAGCTTTTAACAAAAAGGAATAATCAAACAATAAGTATTGTTGAAAAAATAAAAACAGAGATATCAAATCTCTATCAAGAGGAGAAAAATAAACAAGCTATATGTAAAGCGTTACAAAGAAAACTTCACAAACTTGATCATAAGTATCACCAACTAAAACAGGAAAAGCAAGATTATCTTTTTTTACAAAAAAAGTTTGAAAAAGAACGGTTAAAGCAGTCTACTCATTCACATTGGTCATTGTCTAAGGAAGCGTATGCAGAACGCCAAAAAGACGTTATTTGGCAGACGGATTCTTTAAATTTTAAAAGAGGTCTCTTATTTATTAAGGCTATGAAGCTTCACAAATTATTTCTTATAAATAACGCAACTGCTATAAAGCGATCCCTTACTATTTTTGGAGATCGAAGTATAGTTGATATGAATACAAGTGAGGGAACATCTGAAATTAAAAATATGTGGAATGTCATTCACCTCTTCTCGCCAATTATTAGTACTACCTTTGCAAGCTTTTCACAAATGTATAAGGGTATAGATAAAGATTTTATCTCATATTTATTTATTGATGAAGCTGGTCAGGCGACCCCGCAACAAGCAGCTGGAGCTTTGTGGAGGTCGAAAAAAGCTATAATTGTAGGAGATCCGATTCAAATAGAGCCAGTTGTCACGTTAGATGAAACTATACTTAATGATGTTCGAACAAGATTTAATATTGAGAGTCACTTTCTAAATCTAAATTCTTCTGTACAAGTGATAGCTGATTTAGCAAATCCAATAGGTACAATCACAAAGCGTGATAAGCGTATAGGGATTCCACTTTGGGTGCATCGTCGATGTGCAAACCCGATGTTTGGAATTTCAAATAAAATAGCCTATGACAATAATATGGTACTTGGAAAAGACAGTGAGAAAAGCATTGGTATTTGGTATAACTGCTTTGGAAAAGCAAGAGATAAACATTATGTTGAGGAGCAAGGAAGGTTTGTTTTAGAGAAAATAAAACTACACTTCAAACACCTTGCAAAGGGTGTAATGCCAAATATATACATTATTACACCCTTTACAAAGGTGAAAACAGAGTTAATTCAGTTGTTGAAAGTGGAATTGAGTGCAGCGTTAACAGGTATAGAGCCTAAAGAGTTAAATAAATGGATTGAAAAGTCAATTGGAACAGTTCATACATTTCAGGGAAAAGAAGCCGATATTGTCTACTTTGTGGTAGGCACAGATCATCATTCAGATTCAGCTGCAGATTGGTCCTGCAAGAAGGCAAACCTTCTTAACGTAGCCGTTTCACGTGCGAAGTTAGAATTCTATCTAATTGGAGACTTTGAACGACTAAGTAAAAAGAAAAATTACAGCGACTTTGCAGAAAGATTAACCATTCAATCTGGGGAAGCATAG
- a CDS encoding amidase family protein, with the protein MFKLEEATITELQDAMEQGKVTSKQLVQMYLERIQQYDSILNALTIINPNALETAAALDDERATKGPRGLLHGIPVIVKDNYDTYDMPTTAGSKSLEGSIPPDDAFQVAKLREAGAVIIAKSNMAEFAFSPNETVSSIGGTTVNPYDIERVPAGSSGGTAAAIAANFAVVGLGTDTGNSIRGPGSHTSLVGIRSTMGLTSRDGIVPIILSRDIGGPLARTVTDAAIILDTIAGYDPKDPVTAKSVGHMPDSYLDFCDKNGLNGARIGVLRQYFPDEEIDSEVKQLIEQAIIDLRNQGAIIVDDFNIPNLEQLFQNANGPFTMKTDIKAYLETLGPNAPVKSLDEIIESGKYHPSIEEGMKYAHGVKLPPEDDPDFYKSEVNREVYRLSILKAMADQEVDVFIFPTWNYPPRKIGDWESPHGNNSYQMSPPTGFPALTVPMGFTYGNLPAGLQMLGRPFSEPTLIKYAYAYEQATKHRRAPEL; encoded by the coding sequence ATGTTTAAGCTAGAAGAAGCCACGATTACCGAGTTACAAGATGCGATGGAACAAGGAAAAGTCACTTCAAAACAACTTGTCCAAATGTATTTAGAGCGAATCCAACAATATGATTCGATCCTCAATGCACTTACTATCATTAACCCAAACGCACTGGAAACAGCTGCTGCTTTGGATGACGAGCGAGCAACAAAAGGACCCCGCGGACTTTTGCACGGGATCCCTGTGATTGTGAAGGATAATTACGATACATATGATATGCCAACCACTGCAGGCTCGAAGTCACTAGAGGGCTCGATTCCACCGGATGATGCCTTTCAGGTAGCAAAGCTACGTGAAGCAGGTGCTGTAATTATTGCGAAATCGAATATGGCTGAGTTTGCATTCAGTCCAAATGAAACGGTGAGCTCCATCGGGGGCACAACTGTAAATCCATATGACATTGAAAGAGTTCCTGCTGGTTCAAGTGGTGGAACCGCTGCTGCGATTGCGGCTAACTTTGCTGTTGTTGGACTTGGGACTGATACTGGAAATTCAATCAGAGGACCTGGTTCACATACGAGTTTAGTAGGTATTCGATCAACGATGGGACTGACTAGCCGCGATGGGATTGTACCGATTATTTTAAGCAGAGATATCGGCGGACCGTTGGCAAGAACCGTTACTGATGCTGCAATTATTTTAGACACAATTGCCGGCTATGACCCGAAAGATCCTGTAACCGCAAAAAGTGTTGGACATATGCCCGATAGTTATCTGGATTTTTGCGACAAAAATGGTCTCAATGGCGCTCGAATTGGGGTCCTTCGTCAATATTTTCCTGACGAAGAAATTGATTCAGAGGTCAAACAGTTAATAGAGCAAGCGATCATTGATTTGAGAAACCAAGGTGCTATAATTGTTGATGATTTTAACATCCCTAACCTTGAACAGCTGTTTCAAAATGCAAATGGACCTTTTACTATGAAAACAGACATAAAAGCATACCTTGAAACCCTTGGCCCAAATGCTCCCGTTAAATCGTTAGACGAAATTATCGAATCAGGCAAATATCACCCTTCGATTGAAGAAGGAATGAAATATGCTCATGGAGTAAAACTTCCACCTGAAGATGACCCTGATTTCTATAAATCTGAGGTAAACCGTGAAGTCTATCGTTTATCAATTTTAAAAGCGATGGCCGACCAAGAAGTAGATGTGTTCATCTTCCCTACATGGAACTATCCCCCAAGAAAAATTGGAGATTGGGAAAGTCCACACGGGAATAACAGCTATCAAATGAGCCCACCTACTGGCTTCCCGGCGCTAACCGTGCCGATGGGATTCACTTACGGAAATCTCCCCGCTGGATTGCAGATGCTAGGAAGACCATTCAGTGAACCAACACTTATTAAATATGCTTATGCATATGAGCAAGCAACGAAACATCGTCGAGCACCGGAGTTGTAA
- the tenA gene encoding thiaminase II yields MTFTERLLEKLEPVWKANHSHPFVVGMGNGTLDKESFRFYMIQDYLYLIDYAKLFALGAIKANDLATMGKFAALLNSTLNEEMELHRQYAKKFDITVEELESADPSPITLAYSHYMLHVAQNGALAELVAALLPCMWSYWEIGKELNEIPGASDHEFYGEWISMYASDEFGSLAQWCISLMDELAAGKSEQELAKLEEIFLNTTRYEYMFWDMAYNKQMWPK; encoded by the coding sequence ATGACGTTTACAGAACGGCTTTTAGAGAAGTTAGAACCAGTTTGGAAAGCAAATCACAGCCACCCTTTTGTGGTCGGAATGGGTAACGGAACACTAGACAAGGAATCATTTCGCTTTTACATGATTCAAGACTATTTATATTTAATAGATTACGCAAAGCTTTTTGCATTAGGGGCTATAAAAGCCAATGACTTAGCAACAATGGGCAAGTTTGCTGCTCTGTTAAACTCAACGTTAAATGAAGAAATGGAATTACATCGGCAATATGCGAAGAAGTTTGATATTACGGTTGAAGAGCTAGAAAGCGCAGACCCTTCGCCTATTACACTAGCATACTCTCACTATATGCTACATGTTGCGCAAAATGGAGCACTTGCTGAGTTAGTAGCAGCATTATTACCATGCATGTGGAGTTATTGGGAAATCGGCAAGGAATTAAATGAAATCCCTGGAGCTTCTGACCATGAGTTTTACGGAGAATGGATCAGCATGTATGCCTCAGACGAATTCGGTTCATTAGCGCAGTGGTGCATCAGCCTCATGGACGAATTAGCAGCAGGCAAATCAGAACAAGAACTAGCTAAGCTCGAGGAAATCTTCCTCAACACAACCCGCTATGAATACATGTTCTGGGACATGGCCTACAACAAACAAATGTGGCCGAAGTGA
- a CDS encoding acetylornithine deacetylase, with product MDARLANLLNQVDQRQDELISLVETLISFETPAPPARNTEDAQQFVASFLEEKGFSVDKWDVYPGDPNVVGILKGTDSSSHKSLIVNGHVDVAEISPGEDWETGPFLPVVKDGYLLGRGASDMKGGLGGALFAIQLLREAGLDLGGDLIFQSVIGEEVGEAGTLECCKRGYTADFAVVVDTSDLHIQGQGGVITGWITVKSKQTFHDATRKRMIHAGGKLLGASAIEKMMKIVQGLQELERHWAVMKSYPGYEPGTNTINPAVIEGGRHAAFIADECRLWITVHFYPNETYEQVAKEIEEHISRIAEADIWLRENPPLFEWGGTSMIVDRGEVFPSLEVDANHPAVHTLMASHEQVLHKQAVVGVSPTVTDGGWFGDAGIPAAIYGPGNLENAHAVNEKVSIEQLTHFTKVMIEFIYSWCNTKK from the coding sequence ATGGATGCTAGATTAGCTAATTTATTAAATCAAGTCGACCAACGTCAAGATGAGCTCATCTCATTAGTCGAAACTCTGATTAGTTTTGAAACACCTGCCCCACCGGCACGAAATACAGAGGATGCACAGCAGTTTGTTGCTTCGTTTCTTGAGGAAAAAGGTTTTTCGGTTGATAAGTGGGATGTGTATCCGGGTGACCCGAATGTTGTTGGTATTTTAAAAGGGACAGATTCTTCTTCACATAAAAGTTTGATCGTTAATGGCCATGTTGATGTCGCTGAGATAAGCCCGGGTGAAGACTGGGAAACAGGACCTTTTTTACCAGTAGTAAAAGATGGATATCTGTTGGGGCGTGGAGCAAGTGATATGAAAGGCGGCCTCGGTGGGGCTTTGTTTGCGATTCAACTTTTACGGGAAGCCGGATTGGATCTTGGCGGTGACTTGATTTTTCAATCAGTCATTGGCGAAGAAGTTGGTGAAGCTGGGACACTAGAATGCTGCAAGCGCGGCTATACAGCTGACTTTGCTGTTGTAGTCGATACGAGTGATTTACATATTCAAGGTCAAGGCGGCGTCATTACAGGTTGGATTACAGTTAAAAGTAAGCAGACATTTCATGATGCAACGAGGAAACGAATGATTCATGCGGGTGGAAAATTACTCGGTGCAAGTGCGATTGAAAAAATGATGAAAATTGTTCAAGGGTTACAAGAATTAGAACGCCATTGGGCAGTGATGAAAAGCTATCCAGGTTATGAACCAGGTACGAATACGATTAATCCTGCTGTGATTGAAGGTGGTCGTCACGCTGCTTTTATTGCCGATGAATGTCGCTTGTGGATTACGGTCCATTTTTACCCAAATGAAACGTATGAACAGGTCGCAAAAGAAATAGAAGAGCACATCTCTCGGATTGCTGAAGCTGACATTTGGTTAAGAGAAAACCCTCCTCTATTTGAATGGGGTGGAACATCGATGATCGTTGACCGTGGCGAAGTGTTTCCGTCACTTGAGGTTGATGCAAATCATCCAGCTGTACACACATTAATGGCCTCTCATGAACAGGTACTCCATAAGCAAGCAGTGGTTGGTGTATCCCCCACCGTCACAGATGGAGGTTGGTTTGGAGATGCTGGCATTCCAGCTGCTATTTATGGACCTGGAAACTTAGAAAACGCACATGCAGTAAATGAAAAGGTCTCAATTGAACAGTTAACTCACTTTACAAAGGTGATGATAGAGTTTATTTATTCATGGTGTAATACAAAAAAATAA
- a CDS encoding tetratricopeptide repeat protein: MSNHVRIVEKNVEVLLEVNRVAFYAQGKVVECRGFEDNQVFYLYFYKNEFLTGKRATKVKPGCFFETAMKHGITFDAPHPMIDQLFPSNQTLPIISLKQLLDKLEQQKTPQEIALILSFFNDFIKPESLQKVIEKQFFEYRRNGQLLNAYQILQIAKLMNQCVWARETANRIEYQKYDKQYSQSYETLLKIDPLFAELKSYPNRHKETVLSTIFKSKSRSLDLLALRFEDFTTSPTVETYQTLTTLIRSYLSQIDYVNTLLFLQKNTPFPQLQQDLIDLLLERKDYQQVFALISNYSIGLSFIQKEKLKDYLLSDDVLVSEYTCLHLVTLFKSERQTLEQILRQCVMTLLKKHHIGYVNQWLHPLKIGQLSLPILSTIEKMAIMQDDPDKQFLLGEYYHELQQYEKAIECFSWEMELNSTDPLPVKWLSKLYKELGMTNESKDYQQVFLSMQKHA, translated from the coding sequence ATGAGTAATCATGTTCGAATTGTTGAGAAAAACGTAGAGGTTTTGCTGGAAGTGAACAGAGTGGCTTTTTATGCTCAAGGTAAAGTGGTTGAGTGTAGAGGGTTTGAGGACAACCAGGTGTTTTATTTGTACTTTTATAAAAATGAGTTTCTGACTGGTAAACGTGCTACCAAAGTGAAGCCTGGCTGCTTTTTTGAAACTGCGATGAAACATGGAATCACATTCGATGCCCCACATCCTATGATTGATCAACTTTTTCCATCCAATCAAACGCTCCCCATTATAAGTTTGAAACAGTTACTTGATAAACTTGAACAACAAAAAACTCCACAAGAAATTGCACTTATCCTTTCATTTTTTAACGACTTCATTAAACCCGAATCACTTCAAAAGGTCATTGAAAAACAGTTTTTCGAGTACAGACGAAATGGTCAACTGTTGAATGCCTATCAAATCCTTCAAATTGCAAAGCTCATGAACCAATGTGTCTGGGCAAGAGAAACCGCCAATCGAATTGAATACCAAAAATATGATAAACAGTATAGCCAAAGCTATGAGACTCTTCTTAAAATAGATCCGCTGTTTGCAGAGCTTAAAAGTTATCCTAATCGCCACAAGGAGACCGTTCTGTCTACTATTTTTAAAAGCAAAAGCCGAAGTCTTGACCTACTTGCACTAAGGTTTGAAGACTTTACTACTTCACCCACTGTGGAAACCTATCAAACACTCACCACACTAATCCGATCATACTTAAGTCAAATCGACTATGTTAACACTTTACTGTTTTTACAAAAAAACACACCTTTCCCACAGCTTCAGCAGGATTTGATAGATCTATTACTTGAACGTAAAGATTATCAACAAGTGTTTGCTCTCATTAGCAATTATTCAATCGGACTAAGTTTCATCCAAAAAGAGAAATTGAAGGATTATCTCTTATCTGATGATGTACTTGTATCAGAGTATACCTGCTTACACTTAGTTACCCTATTCAAATCTGAGCGTCAAACGTTAGAACAGATTCTGCGACAATGTGTAATGACGCTATTGAAAAAACATCATATTGGCTATGTGAATCAGTGGTTACATCCATTAAAAATAGGTCAACTTTCACTTCCGATTTTGTCTACAATTGAAAAAATGGCTATCATGCAGGATGACCCAGACAAGCAATTTTTACTAGGGGAGTATTACCATGAACTCCAGCAGTACGAAAAAGCGATCGAATGCTTCAGCTGGGAAATGGAACTCAACTCCACCGATCCACTCCCCGTTAAATGGCTATCCAAACTATACAAAGAACTGGGCATGACTAACGAATCCAAAGACTACCAACAAGTATTCCTAAGCATGCAAAAACATGCTTAG